One window from the genome of Candidatus Yanofskybacteria bacterium encodes:
- a CDS encoding pentapeptide repeat-containing protein: protein MIKILHRHTRELLFVYPRDTFIGQDLRGFNLEFADLSGQDLTEAIMEGMNLDETEFSYATLIGAKMARCSLREAIFDSTDLTEAKLDNCKFSMTAFVRAVLTRADFSGSDFEGVTNFTYAIAIGTKFRNIKKIGSPIFENIDCGGADFTGTDLTVISEGDILDANFEGAVLDPASKEYLEKILRKEIK from the coding sequence ATGATAAAAATTCTGCACCGCCATACAAGAGAATTGCTTTTTGTTTATCCTCGTGACACGTTTATCGGCCAAGACCTGCGGGGTTTCAATCTGGAGTTTGCAGACTTAAGCGGACAAGATTTAACAGAAGCAATTATGGAAGGCATGAATCTTGATGAAACCGAATTTTCTTATGCGACCTTGATTGGAGCCAAGATGGCTCGCTGTAGCTTAAGGGAAGCAATTTTTGATAGTACCGACCTAACAGAAGCGAAACTGGATAATTGTAAATTTTCAATGACGGCCTTTGTACGAGCTGTTCTTACTCGAGCTGATTTTTCTGGTTCAGATTTTGAGGGGGTAACAAATTTTACGTACGCGATTGCTATTGGTACGAAGTTTAGGAATATTAAAAAAATTGGTTCACCAATTTTTGAAAATATAGACTGTGGTGGCGCCGATTTTACGGGTACTGATTTAACGGTAATTTCGGAAGGCGATATTTTGGACGCAAACTTTGAGGGTGCCGTACTGGACCCGGCATCAAAAGAATATTTGGAAAAAATTTTACGGAAGGAGATAAAATGA
- a CDS encoding SIS domain-containing protein, with the protein MDTLDWRDSACKEYFKQCVDSISSIEADCCDVPRKFSRVVFAAISKLKVLKQSGGRIFIIGNGGSASIASETANRFWKFCGLKAHTFNDPAMLTATANDMGWERVFELPLDTFGQAGDILIAISSSGESQNIINAVATAKSKGLAIITLSGFQSNNRLRQMGDINFYVPLLTKYAVPSTAYRHTERTHLFILDCILDIYLLTKENK; encoded by the coding sequence ATGGACACTTTAGACTGGCGAGATTCAGCATGCAAAGAATATTTTAAACAATGTGTAGATTCTATTAGTTCAATTGAGGCTGATTGTTGTGACGTTCCAAGAAAATTTTCAAGGGTGGTTTTTGCGGCCATCTCAAAGTTAAAGGTTCTAAAACAATCCGGCGGTCGTATTTTTATAATCGGAAACGGTGGAAGCGCCTCAATTGCCAGCGAAACGGCAAATCGTTTTTGGAAGTTTTGCGGTTTGAAGGCTCATACTTTCAACGATCCGGCCATGCTCACCGCCACGGCAAACGACATGGGTTGGGAAAGAGTTTTTGAACTGCCACTTGATACTTTTGGGCAAGCGGGCGATATTTTAATCGCAATTTCAAGTTCCGGCGAATCACAAAATATTATTAACGCGGTTGCCACAGCCAAATCTAAGGGTTTAGCCATAATCACTCTATCCGGTTTTCAGTCGAATAACAGATTGCGTCAAATGGGCGACATTAATTTCTATGTGCCATTACTGACTAAATATGCGGTACCATCAACTGCCTATCGTCACACCGAAAGAACCCACCTTTTCATTCTCGACTGCATTTTGGATATTTATCTTTTGACTAAAGAAAATAAATAA
- a CDS encoding pentapeptide repeat-containing protein codes for MSVEIKNLDGEVVFVFPGDSLVEANLSNNKNLGRADFRGQDMRNVNLGGAHCRGADFSGADMSGQKTCLVYAQCQDAKFVGTNLEGADMERINICGADLTGARKNGARTSYWHWDEDTKF; via the coding sequence ATGTCGGTTGAAATAAAAAACTTAGACGGAGAAGTTGTTTTTGTTTTTCCCGGTGATTCGTTGGTTGAAGCCAATTTGAGCAATAACAAAAACTTGGGTCGGGCCGATTTTCGCGGCCAAGACATGAGAAATGTTAACCTTGGTGGCGCTCATTGCCGCGGAGCTGACTTTTCCGGTGCGGATATGTCCGGCCAGAAAACCTGCCTAGTTTATGCGCAGTGCCAAGATGCCAAGTTTGTCGGTACCAATCTTGAAGGAGCAGACATGGAAAGAATAAACATATGCGGGGCTGACCTGACTGGCGCCAGAAAAAATGGCGCCAGAACATCATATTGGCACTGGGATGAAGATACGAAATTTTAG
- a CDS encoding class I SAM-dependent methyltransferase, whose translation MRKNPICPFGDLAWKKYYWFYPRRTPHYEKSYWGEAVDPDGNKRNLLKEWDQQVKNRKHIAGFLKQVKPGRILDIGCGPGFLLSVLDKKWDKYGTDISKSKTALDICSKYARVYQGELPRINFNKKYFDVVVLNHVIEQLPKPLEYIKEIKRILKKGGVLIIETPDFDSGCARRFKKNFRLLHDSDHVSLFTSFSLVKMLEDYGFEIMRVEYPFFDSAYFTKENLLRLFDNKKVSPPFYGNNIFVCSRLTR comes from the coding sequence ATGAGAAAAAACCCAATTTGTCCATTTGGGGATTTAGCTTGGAAAAAATACTATTGGTTTTATCCCAGGCGCACCCCGCATTATGAAAAAAGTTATTGGGGAGAGGCGGTAGATCCCGATGGAAACAAAAGAAATCTTCTGAAAGAGTGGGACCAGCAGGTTAAAAACCGTAAGCATATAGCCGGATTTTTGAAACAGGTAAAACCGGGCAGGATACTTGATATCGGCTGCGGTCCCGGGTTTTTGTTGTCGGTTTTAGACAAAAAATGGGATAAATACGGGACCGATATTTCCAAGTCCAAAACGGCTCTAGATATCTGTTCTAAATACGCGCGGGTTTATCAGGGTGAATTGCCGCGCATTAATTTTAATAAAAAATATTTTGATGTTGTGGTTTTGAATCATGTGATAGAACAGTTGCCTAAGCCACTCGAATATATTAAAGAAATAAAAAGAATACTTAAAAAAGGCGGCGTCTTAATTATAGAAACTCCTGATTTTGATTCCGGCTGTGCGAGGAGATTCAAAAAAAATTTCCGCCTGCTTCATGATTCGGATCATGTCAGTTTATTCACTTCGTTTTCCTTGGTAAAGATGCTGGAAGATTATGGTTTTGAAATAATGCGTGTTGAATATCCATTTTTTGATTCCGCTTACTTTACGAAGGAAAACCTTCTTCGCCTATTTGATAATAAAAAAGTTTCCCCGCCCTTTTACGGCAACAATATTTTTGTTTGTTCACGACTCACCCGGTAA
- a CDS encoding radical SAM protein has protein sequence MNKKNYPVLDERKIAFAVMPEIFTAYTGTRINAATQVFPIQAYQWLSAYLKLNLKGFKTCVIDMGIIELELAWHTYKRFLLEERPKYLGLMVVTPSFFSTKLAGIIAKEVLGPELVLIHGGVHASNLASEALSETLCDVVVKGEGEATLADICSGMPIKDVRGVFYRTGEDDRSIKTTTDEIIRRLSTGELAYYVALDAMYPPEQSVKLEVLETPPRKFLTMDDLPPLDLDLYPYYLYKMPRLLAHEHPWIGFETSRGCPFHCNFCSAEDAYRVFSPDKVIELMKYFKFRNIKELRITDDQYLTNVKRGKIIHQKMLEHGLHFAINLGNGVRADRIDREFLDLATRTGLYSLGAGFESGDQDALDSIQKSLSLDKSIECMKLLKEFNVETIGFFMIGAPKDTPRSMQKTIDFAKKLRPDFAKATIFTPFPDTRAFKDWKRAGLILSERWDLYNIHRAEGMFRHPNPELTPEVLRAWYNKFYREFYSPLHNPGYAFWKIKKSIGDGSFLRNVGYAAKTFFPRLFPASPLDNIRAGMKEAAKHQKDQIDSKEKPKDVV, from the coding sequence ATGAATAAAAAGAACTATCCGGTTCTGGATGAACGTAAAATCGCTTTTGCGGTTATGCCAGAGATATTTACCGCTTATACTGGAACCCGTATTAATGCAGCGACCCAGGTGTTTCCAATTCAGGCCTATCAATGGTTATCGGCTTATCTAAAACTTAATCTTAAGGGTTTTAAGACTTGCGTGATAGATATGGGCATAATTGAGCTAGAATTAGCTTGGCACACTTATAAGAGATTTCTGCTTGAGGAACGTCCTAAATATTTGGGCTTAATGGTAGTAACGCCATCATTTTTTAGTACAAAATTAGCCGGCATTATCGCCAAAGAAGTTTTGGGTCCGGAATTAGTTTTGATTCATGGCGGAGTTCACGCATCTAATTTGGCCAGTGAAGCTCTTAGCGAGACGCTGTGCGATGTTGTCGTTAAGGGTGAAGGCGAGGCTACTTTAGCTGATATCTGCTCTGGTATGCCAATTAAGGATGTTAGGGGTGTATTTTATCGAACTGGCGAAGATGATCGGAGCATCAAAACAACAACTGATGAAATAATTCGTCGCCTCTCGACTGGCGAGCTTGCTTATTATGTTGCTCTGGACGCAATGTACCCGCCCGAACAAAGTGTTAAATTGGAGGTTCTAGAAACCCCGCCCAGGAAATTTCTGACAATGGATGACCTGCCACCATTGGATTTGGACTTGTATCCCTACTATCTTTACAAAATGCCAAGACTTCTTGCTCACGAACACCCCTGGATTGGTTTTGAGACCAGCCGCGGTTGCCCATTTCATTGCAATTTTTGTTCAGCCGAAGATGCGTATCGGGTATTCAGTCCGGATAAGGTTATTGAACTGATGAAGTATTTCAAATTCAGAAATATCAAAGAATTAAGAATTACCGACGATCAGTATTTAACCAACGTGAAAAGAGGTAAAATCATTCATCAAAAAATGTTAGAGCACGGCCTCCATTTTGCGATAAATCTAGGTAATGGAGTCCGGGCCGACCGAATAGACAGAGAATTCTTAGATCTAGCTACCCGCACCGGACTTTACTCTCTTGGCGCCGGCTTTGAATCAGGCGACCAAGACGCGCTGGATTCTATTCAAAAATCATTAAGTCTAGATAAATCCATTGAATGTATGAAATTGCTAAAAGAATTTAATGTCGAGACCATCGGTTTTTTCATGATCGGAGCGCCTAAGGACACTCCAAGGTCAATGCAAAAAACTATTGATTTTGCCAAAAAGTTGCGGCCAGATTTCGCCAAGGCGACAATATTTACTCCCTTTCCCGATACTCGAGCATTCAAAGATTGGAAACGAGCCGGATTAATTCTAAGTGAACGTTGGGACCTGTATAATATTCATCGGGCAGAAGGCATGTTCCGCCATCCCAACCCAGAGTTAACACCCGAAGTTTTACGGGCTTGGTATAATAAGTTTTATCGCGAATTTTACTCACCGCTTCACAATCCCGGATACGCTTTCTGGAAAATAAAAAAATCTATTGGCGACGGTTCGTTCTTAAGAAATGTGGGCTATGCCGCCAAAACCTTTTTCCCGCGCCTTTTTCCCGCGAGTCCTTTAGATAATATCCGGGCCGGCATGAAAGAAGCCGCCAAACATCAAAAGGATCAAATTGACTCCAAAGAAAAGCCTAAAGACGTTGTTTAA
- a CDS encoding bifunctional (p)ppGpp synthetase/guanosine-3',5'-bis(diphosphate) 3'-pyrophosphohydrolase, protein MTRDKFFEIIDKKMGFEGREQIEWAYVLAKQFHREQVRDEGVRYFEHCRDVALILIKYGPTNPDELIVGLLHDVYEDQFVPRGMIRQLFGNEVDEALKALSHEKLFYKSHGKITKTPENKKEYFDSIKRGSILIRRVKLADRLHNLLTLEFCKPEKRIRKIKETMAHILPIAQETDLRFLKAIKNRCDYWERKS, encoded by the coding sequence ATGACCAGAGATAAATTTTTTGAGATAATAGACAAGAAGATGGGCTTTGAAGGTAGAGAGCAGATAGAATGGGCTTATGTGTTGGCTAAACAATTTCATAGAGAGCAGGTACGGGATGAGGGTGTAAGATATTTTGAGCATTGTCGTGACGTGGCCCTTATTTTGATAAAGTATGGACCGACTAATCCCGATGAATTAATTGTCGGACTTTTGCATGATGTTTATGAAGATCAGTTTGTTCCCAGGGGCATGATAAGGCAACTTTTCGGTAATGAAGTTGACGAAGCTCTGAAGGCTTTATCTCACGAAAAGCTATTCTACAAAAGTCACGGTAAAATTACCAAAACACCAGAAAATAAAAAAGAATATTTTGATTCAATTAAACGTGGTTCTATTCTAATAAGAAGGGTAAAACTTGCCGATAGATTACACAATCTTTTAACCCTGGAGTTCTGTAAACCAGAGAAACGAATTAGAAAAATTAAAGAAACAATGGCGCATATTTTACCGATAGCCCAAGAGACAGACTTGAGGTTTTTAAAAGCCATTAAAAATAGATGCGACTATTGGGAGCGTAAGTCTTAA
- a CDS encoding flippase-like domain-containing protein, which produces MRRYLFLLIQIVVSAMLVFFIFQNIHFGDLSGAFKNVQIEYIFIALVFSIPAWLVGIFKWQFLAKTIVDKTPPFRFFISYYLVGYFYALFVPGGQLLGEGMKAWRMSNKSEFKPQLYLSVFADKAIGFMALGCLVLISFLTQPVLYGDRLSILSLAVSAAIVLAGIMIFFSRVLLEYFYKVPEFLVKFLPLFIAGHVAILKGLLIKYNQRRKSTLIGIGIGAIAQLIWVLVIYFIALSFNLHVPFLFIAWTFLIMSVATFLPVSYAGLGVREGTFVYFFSLLGVSRELALSISLMLFGFQVLAALIGGGFELKELWSRIK; this is translated from the coding sequence ATGAGACGATACCTATTTTTATTAATTCAGATTGTTGTCAGCGCGATGCTGGTTTTTTTTATTTTTCAAAATATTCATTTCGGTGACCTCTCGGGAGCGTTTAAGAACGTGCAGATAGAATATATTTTTATTGCTTTGGTGTTTTCCATTCCCGCGTGGCTTGTGGGTATTTTCAAATGGCAATTCCTGGCCAAAACCATCGTGGACAAAACCCCGCCTTTTAGATTTTTTATTTCATACTATCTTGTGGGATATTTCTACGCTTTATTTGTGCCAGGCGGCCAACTTCTAGGCGAAGGAATGAAGGCTTGGAGGATGTCTAACAAGTCAGAATTCAAACCCCAGTTGTATTTATCGGTTTTTGCCGATAAGGCCATAGGTTTTATGGCTCTAGGCTGTCTGGTTTTAATATCTTTTTTGACACAGCCTGTTTTATACGGCGACAGATTGAGTATTTTGAGTCTCGCGGTAAGTGCCGCCATTGTGCTGGCCGGTATTATGATTTTCTTCAGTCGCGTTTTGCTGGAATACTTTTATAAGGTTCCTGAATTTTTAGTCAAATTTTTGCCGTTATTTATAGCCGGCCACGTCGCCATTTTAAAGGGACTTCTCATTAAATACAATCAGCGCAGAAAATCTACTCTTATAGGTATCGGAATCGGAGCCATTGCACAGCTTATATGGGTTTTGGTTATATATTTTATTGCCCTCTCATTTAATCTCCATGTACCATTTTTATTTATTGCCTGGACTTTTTTGATAATGTCTGTAGCCACTTTTCTGCCGGTATCCTATGCCGGCTTGGGAGTGAGAGAGGGAACGTTTGTCTATTTTTTTTCGTTGTTGGGCGTATCCCGTGAGCTAGCCTTAAGCATATCGCTTATGCTATTCGGTTTTCAGGTGCTGGCTGCTTTAATCGGGGGAGGTTTTGAATTAAAAGAATTATGGAGTAGAATAAAATAA